Genomic segment of Paenibacillaceae bacterium GAS479:
CATGAGGTAGAACCGGATGCGCGAGAGGGCCATCGTTCCGCTTACCGTGTACAATCCTTTGACCGCGAGCTCTATGGGCAGGCGCTACGTTTTGTCGTGGTCCATTCCAGCCAGATCGAAGCCAAGCAGCGCGAAACGCTCCAGCGTCAGATGAGCAAAGAAAGAGAAAAAATCGATCAGGCGCTGCGGAGCCTAGCTTCGGAACGCTTTGCTTGTGAGCATGATGCCCAGCAGCGCATGGCGGCATTTGGCAACCAGCAAAAATGGAAATGGCATGGCATCGATTTAAAGGCCGAATCAGAAACCTATCCCTTGCCGCGTATGAAGCGCGGGCGTCCGAAGGCAGATGAGCGGCCAGCCATGGCTGTACAATGGCGCATTACGGTGGGCGAGCTTCATTATGAGGAAGAAGCTTTGCTCATGCAGGCGCAAAAACAAGGGTTATTTGTGCTGGCCACGAGCCATCCGGAAAGCGAAACGTGGACCAGCACGCGGGTGCTGCAAACCTACAAAGGACAGGCTGCAGCAGAGACACGCTTTCGCCTGCTCAAAGATCCGGTCATCCTGGATGCCATCTACCTCAAACAACCTAGGCGTGTAGAGGCACTCGGTGTTGTCTTTGTCATGGCTTTGCTGATCTACGGTTTGCTAGAGTGGCGCGTGCGAGAAAATCTCAAGCAAGAGAAGGAGCCGCTCATACTCCCCGGCAAACGCAAAAGCTTTGAGCCAACTGGCGAGATGCTGCTTGCTTTATTGAAGACCATTCAAGTCATTCATGTCACGATGGACGGAACTCGCATACGCGGTCTTTCTGCACATGTTGATGACCAGGTGAAACGAATCATCCGCTTAGCAGGTCATGATATCTCGATTTATACCGACACCGCGGTTATCTCAAGCGACGCTTAACGATTCGATTCCATACCTATCTGTTTCTGTTTGGAATTGAAATTCATTTTTGTGAAATTATTTCATGCGGAAAGCCGGTAATAGTAAATATGGGGAATAGTGGATTTGAATGATTAAATCATTTGAATGATTAAAGCACCCAAGCGAAACCATCCGCCTGGGTGCTTTTTTCTATATTCGTCAAGCGTACCGACTTGCAGCCTTCGCTCCATCACCCTCCAACACAACCTGAAGCTCCTTCAATCCAAACATCATATTGCTATCTATCCGCTCCAAAGGAGCTGAATGGTCGATCTGGAAATTCGGAAAGCGCTCCAGCAGCGTTTCCAGCACAACCCTAGCCTCCAGGCGAGCCAATTGGGCGCCGAGGCAGTAGTGAATGCCGCTGCCCAAACCTACATGTGGGTTGGGATTGCGATGCAAATTAAAAACTTCCGGTTGCTCGAATACGCTCTCGTCATGATTGGCCGAGCCAATATGAAGGAAGGCCGGTTCGCCTGCACGAAGCTGATGGCCGTTTAGCTCCATATCTTGCTTGACCGTCCGATAGGTCAACTGCACAGGCGAGTAGTAACGGAATACTTCTTCCAGCGCAACTGGAATGAGAGAGCGATCCGCCAACAACTCGGCGCGTACTTCAGGCATGCTGTCCAGGCAGAGGAAGGAGGACGCGATCAAATTAGTCGTCGTTTCATTACCCGCGACGAGCAACAGAATGCAGAAGCCGATCAGCTCAAGTTCCGTCAGCTTCTCGTCATCGACCTGAGCCTGAACAAGTCTCGTAATGAGATCATCCTGCGGCTGAAGGCGCCGCTCGTCGGCGATCGTTTTGAAATAAACGCTCATTTCCTGCTGACAGTTCTGAAAACGCTCGCCGTTGTTGCCGACAAGATCCTCCGACCAGACCTTGAACCGATTGAAGTCCTCGCTTGGTACCCCGAGCATCCGCGCAATAACCGAAATCGGCAGTGGGCTTGCCAGCTCGGACATGACTTCCATTTGTCCCGATGCTTCGGCCCGATCGAATAATTCTTCGGTCAGCGAGCGGATGGAAGTTTCCATGGCTTCAATAATTTTAGGCGTAAATGCTTTGGACACGAGCATACGGAGCTGGCGATGTTTCGGCGGGTCCGTACGCAGAATACTTGACTCGATAGGATCTTCCGAGGGCTCAGGATCTTGGGAGGAAAATAGATCATGACGAGTGAAGGCTAGCTTAACTTCCTCATAACCGAACAGTCTCCAGCCGGTTACACCAACGTGGTCTTCGTAATAGACCGGTTCAACCGGTGAATTCTTTCTTTTCTCGCGGTAGGCTTCCAGCGGAATAAGTTCTGTTACATTCCAATCCATGAGCGTTCCTCCTTGTCATGTGAACGGCGAGCAAATGAGTGATAAATAGTTTTATGATAGAACTATACTATTCTCGAACCAAACGGATTATCCTTCTTTTTGAGTGGATCTATTTAATGAAATATTCGTAAGGAATGCGTTTTTGTGTCCCAGCTCCGTTCTGTTGTAGAATAGAAAGGATGGTTAACGAACGGCAAAGGGGAGTCGATTTCTTCTAATGAAATACCATGAGCTTACGATTAATACCACCGAGGAAGCGGTGGAAATGATTTCGAACTTTTTGCATGAGCAGGGTGCGGGTGGCGTATCAATTGAGGAGTCCGGTTCTCTGGACCGTCGGCGGGACTTGAGCTTCGGCCAATGGTATGAGGTGGCCTTGAACGATATTCCGGAAGGCAACGCTGTCATCAAAGGTTACTTCACCGAAGAAGAAGATATGGACGCGCATGTTGCCGCAGTCCGTCCGAGGATTGAAGAGCTGAAGAACTATGATATTAATGTTGGCAACTATGAGATTACGGTCGTAACGGTAGATGAAAATGACTGGGCGACAGCGTGGAAGCAGTACTTCAAGCCGATCCGCATCACGGAGCGGATGACGATTAAGCCGACCTGGGAAGCTTACGAGCCGTCGGCGGAAGAGATCGTTCTGGAAATCGATCCTGGCATGGCATTCGGTACCGGCACGCATCCGACGACATCTCTCTGTCTCCGTGCGTTGGAGTCGGTCATTCGCGAAGGCGACGAGGTGATCGACGTTGGCACGGGCTCCGGCATTCTCGCTATCGGTGCGGTGAAGCTGGGAGCGGGTCATGTTCTCGCAGTTGATCTTGATCCTGTAGCTGTATCGAGTGCGCTGGAGAATGCAAGGCTGAACGGCCTTGAGGACCAGATTCAAGTCCTGCAAAGCGATCTGCTCGGCGTGCTGAAAATAAGCAGCGGAGAAGCATCCAACTGGAGCGACAATTCCAATCCGATTGAAGCCAGAGTGCGCGCTGATCTCGCGGCTCGGGCAGTAAATGAACCGCTTGGCGTCAGTGTGCCTTGCGACGTGATCGTGGCGAATATTTTGGCCGAAATCATCCTGCTGTTCCTGGACGATGTGTATGCTGCACTGAAACCGGGCGGCATGTACGTTGCCAGCGGCATCTACGAGAACAAGGAAGAGGTGGTCGCTTCGGCACTGCTGGCCTCCGGCTTCGAAATTGTGGATCGCGTTCGCGAAGACAAGTGGATCGCCTTCGTTGCGGCGAAGCCTCAGGGGGAGAGATAAGCCAGCATGGAAGGACTTAATGATTTTCTGCTCTATCCACTGGAAGAGCTGCCGTTTTTAGCGCTTGTACTCATTATTGCGTTCACGCTTCATGAATTTGCCCATGCATATGCGGCTTATAAATTCGGTGATGATACAGCTTATAAGCTAGGCCGGGTCACGCTTAATCCAGCTGTACATCTGGACATTTTTGGTACGTTGCTGATTCTGATTGCCGGTTTTGGTTGGGCAAAGCCAGTTCCGGTCAACCCGCTGCGTTTCAAGCGGCCGCGCTTAATGAACATCGTCGTGGCGGTTGTTGGCCCGCTCAGCAACCTGCTATTGATGGCGTTCGGCGTATTGATGGTGAATATTCTCAATTCAACCGGGATTCTGCATGACGCCCCGGAGCGGGTCATTGATGCGCTGAATATTTTCTTCAAATATTTCATTTACATGAACGGCATGCTGTTCTTGTTCAACCTGCTTCCGCTGCCGCCGCTTGATGGCTACCGGATTGTATATGAGCTGCTGCCAAAGCGGACGCGCATCATACTGGATCAGTATTCGCAATGGGGGATTTTCATTTTCCTACTGCTGGTATTCATTCCTGCGCTAAATCGGGCGACGATTGGGCCGTATCTTAGTTTGGTGGGCGATTTGCATAACATGCTCAGATCGTTTTTCTCGCTGTTTTTCTGATAGGCCGATAAGGAATTCTCTATATTTCATATGACAAAACAGCGGGCGCCTAAAAATAGGCATCCGCTGTTTTTTTGACCGCCATGGCTTTCACAACAACCGGAGGATGTTCCCTCTGGTTATTTGTCTACTTCTTACGAAGATGCCGCAGCTTATCGGGATTCGCGACGGCATACAGCGTTTTGATGCGATCACCTTCGAATTCGAAGGAGTATACGTAGATCAGCCCGTCGTTCATGTTAAACATCATGCCGGGCATGCCGTTGACGGGAAGAAACGAAGCTTCGTACTGACCGTCATACCGCTCGACCAGGCCAAGCAGTACCTGCAGAATGCTGGAAGGACCGAGGATTGGAATGCGGGCGGCGAGAACCTTTCCTCCACCGTCGCTGTACATGATCGCATCGTCCGTGAGCAGCTCCAGCAGGCGGGGGATGTTGCCACTCAGAATATGGTGGACAAATTCACCGAGTTTTGCCTCGGCGACAGCGTAGGAGGGTCGCAGGGAGGGATCGTAATGGATGCCTTTGCGTGCTCGATGGAAGATTTGCCGGCAGTTGGCGGCGCTCTTGCCTACGATTTCCCCGATTTCGTCATAGGAGTAGGTGAACACCTCGCGCAGCAGAAAGACGGCCCGTTCCGTAGCGCCAAGCTGCTGGAGAAGGAGCAGGTAGGCTGTTGATATTGATTCGGCACGTTCCGCTGATTCGGATGGATCCGAATGGATGCTAGTGCCGCCAGGAAGCGGATCAGGGAGCCATGGACCGATATAAACTTCTCGCTGGCGTGCGGAGGACTGAAGCAGGTCGAAACAGCGGTTCGTCGCCATTTTGCATAGATATGCCTTCTCATTCGCGATCCTGCCGTTGTCCCCAATCTGAGTATAGGCGAGGAAGCAGTCCTGCACGACATCTTCGGCATCCATAACGCTGCCGAGCATTCGGTAAGCAAGGGAAAACAGAAGCGGTCGGTAGCCTTCATAGGGGGCTTCCATGCAAGGCATCATCTCCTTCTAATGTGTGCTGTAAGGTGCTTTGTGGAGCATATACTGGACGGCTCTGCG
This window contains:
- a CDS encoding Transposase; this encodes MTEDFSPFSSNVYRNRQKNGEFRMQFEDMVSISAGPSQLISALCDEIGLEDIINGAVSWEPSYWKVSPGTHIKALVINILCSRMPLYRIAEFYETQDTEQLFGKGCVPASFNDDALGRTLDRLFEAQSWKVYSELSLTVLRTLELPLDLLHADTTSFSLQGDYSDQSDLRITYGYNKDNRLDLKQIVIGLGVTPQRLPVIAKVENGNLNDKTWNHTFIKRARTVLTQEEWDGLTYVADSALATQENLLLMRQEGLAFITRLPDSFSLSAELKEEAMWREDWHEVEPDAREGHRSAYRVQSFDRELYGQALRFVVVHSSQIEAKQRETLQRQMSKEREKIDQALRSLASERFACEHDAQQRMAAFGNQQKWKWHGIDLKAESETYPLPRMKRGRPKADERPAMAVQWRITVGELHYEEEALLMQAQKQGLFVLATSHPESETWTSTRVLQTYKGQAAAETRFRLLKDPVILDAIYLKQPRRVEALGVVFVMALLIYGLLEWRVRENLKQEKEPLILPGKRKSFEPTGEMLLALLKTIQVIHVTMDGTRIRGLSAHVDDQVKRIIRLAGHDISIYTDTAVISSDA
- a CDS encoding [LSU ribosomal protein L11P]-lysine N-methyltransferase is translated as MKYHELTINTTEEAVEMISNFLHEQGAGGVSIEESGSLDRRRDLSFGQWYEVALNDIPEGNAVIKGYFTEEEDMDAHVAAVRPRIEELKNYDINVGNYEITVVTVDENDWATAWKQYFKPIRITERMTIKPTWEAYEPSAEEIVLEIDPGMAFGTGTHPTTSLCLRALESVIREGDEVIDVGTGSGILAIGAVKLGAGHVLAVDLDPVAVSSALENARLNGLEDQIQVLQSDLLGVLKISSGEASNWSDNSNPIEARVRADLAARAVNEPLGVSVPCDVIVANILAEIILLFLDDVYAALKPGGMYVASGIYENKEEVVASALLASGFEIVDRVREDKWIAFVAAKPQGER
- a CDS encoding RNA polymerase sigma-70 factor, ECF subfamily is translated as MEAPYEGYRPLLFSLAYRMLGSVMDAEDVVQDCFLAYTQIGDNGRIANEKAYLCKMATNRCFDLLQSSARQREVYIGPWLPDPLPGGTSIHSDPSESAERAESISTAYLLLLQQLGATERAVFLLREVFTYSYDEIGEIVGKSAANCRQIFHRARKGIHYDPSLRPSYAVAEAKLGEFVHHILSGNIPRLLELLTDDAIMYSDGGGKVLAARIPILGPSSILQVLLGLVERYDGQYEASFLPVNGMPGMMFNMNDGLIYVYSFEFEGDRIKTLYAVANPDKLRHLRKK
- a CDS encoding Cytochrome P450 translates to MDWNVTELIPLEAYREKRKNSPVEPVYYEDHVGVTGWRLFGYEEVKLAFTRHDLFSSQDPEPSEDPIESSILRTDPPKHRQLRMLVSKAFTPKIIEAMETSIRSLTEELFDRAEASGQMEVMSELASPLPISVIARMLGVPSEDFNRFKVWSEDLVGNNGERFQNCQQEMSVYFKTIADERRLQPQDDLITRLVQAQVDDEKLTELELIGFCILLLVAGNETTTNLIASSFLCLDSMPEVRAELLADRSLIPVALEEVFRYYSPVQLTYRTVKQDMELNGHQLRAGEPAFLHIGSANHDESVFEQPEVFNLHRNPNPHVGLGSGIHYCLGAQLARLEARVVLETLLERFPNFQIDHSAPLERIDSNMMFGLKELQVVLEGDGAKAASRYA
- a CDS encoding Zn-dependent protease (includes SpoIVFB) translates to MEGLNDFLLYPLEELPFLALVLIIAFTLHEFAHAYAAYKFGDDTAYKLGRVTLNPAVHLDIFGTLLILIAGFGWAKPVPVNPLRFKRPRLMNIVVAVVGPLSNLLLMAFGVLMVNILNSTGILHDAPERVIDALNIFFKYFIYMNGMLFLFNLLPLPPLDGYRIVYELLPKRTRIILDQYSQWGIFIFLLLVFIPALNRATIGPYLSLVGDLHNMLRSFFSLFF